In the genome of Ignavibacteriales bacterium, one region contains:
- a CDS encoding HDIG domain-containing protein, translating into MTHEKPSRFRESLRIKLLIGLSAVVIMVLLFPKGESIEFEVTEGTIWIHDDLIAPFSFAILKDPNLYRSELNEAAQSVYPIYVDDQQIYTDIIDSLHSYNEYLLKVVDSGLISDSLENPTFLSSESFRKLKEMRIAERGLLQRRELSISNLLETLETILKNLYDEGVLNSTNNLNGTDSIAVRSGNIDRIEPVSKFHTLENVRGLIEVRINRRNYPSDVEALLIEYAVHFIVPNIVFNEQLTNEEIEQAKANVSQYSGIVNENERIVAKHDRVTKDTRLKIESYKRAKGEKIGEEGFVLQLVGKFIHVSFLISLLTIYLFLFRKKIFYDNQKIILISIIFVFLSFITYLTNQINVKAPVQLLIFIPAASMLLTIIFDSRVGFYSTVILALITGALRGNDYTFTVMNLFAGALSVYTVRDIKNRSQIFRSLLFILVGYVISILAFGFERFASAETLLIEIAFAASNALISPVLTYGLLIFFERSFRITTDLTLLELSNFDRPLLKELARKAPGTFNHSMTMGTIAETAAEKVGANPLLTRVGAYYHDIGKTITPQNFVENQLNNQNVHENLTPEESVKLIIRHVEEGMALAKENNLPKEIIDFIPMHHGTTTISFFYDKARKMYGDEKVNINNYKYPGPKPSSKETAIIMLADGCESAVRSIDNPDPVRVENVIDNIINSRIEEGQLDDSPITFSDITKLKEAFKSILLGQHHRRIRYPKQDEIEKGTEADKENT; encoded by the coding sequence ATGACACACGAAAAACCATCACGATTCAGAGAGAGCCTAAGGATAAAACTGCTTATCGGACTTAGTGCAGTTGTTATCATGGTTTTATTGTTTCCTAAAGGTGAATCAATTGAATTTGAAGTCACCGAAGGAACTATCTGGATACACGATGATCTTATTGCCCCTTTCAGTTTTGCAATACTTAAAGATCCGAATCTTTACCGCAGTGAACTTAATGAAGCTGCCCAAAGTGTTTATCCAATTTATGTAGATGACCAGCAGATATATACAGACATTATTGATTCACTTCATTCCTACAATGAATATTTATTAAAAGTTGTTGACAGCGGTTTAATTAGTGATTCGCTTGAGAACCCGACATTTCTCAGCTCGGAGTCTTTCAGGAAACTAAAAGAAATGAGAATAGCGGAGCGCGGTCTTTTGCAGCGACGCGAATTAAGTATTTCAAATCTTCTTGAAACACTCGAGACCATTCTAAAAAATCTTTATGATGAGGGAGTACTCAACTCGACAAATAATCTTAATGGCACTGACAGCATTGCAGTACGGAGCGGCAACATCGACAGGATTGAGCCGGTCTCGAAATTTCATACTCTCGAAAATGTTCGTGGTTTAATTGAAGTAAGAATAAACAGAAGAAATTATCCTTCAGATGTGGAAGCACTATTAATCGAATACGCAGTACATTTTATAGTTCCTAATATTGTGTTCAATGAACAGCTAACTAACGAAGAAATTGAACAGGCAAAAGCGAATGTTTCGCAGTACAGCGGTATCGTAAATGAAAATGAAAGAATAGTTGCAAAACATGACCGCGTTACAAAAGATACTCGTCTTAAAATTGAATCGTACAAAAGAGCAAAAGGTGAAAAGATAGGGGAGGAAGGATTTGTACTTCAGTTAGTTGGTAAGTTCATTCATGTTTCATTTCTTATATCACTGCTTACTATATATTTATTCCTTTTCAGGAAGAAAATATTCTATGATAATCAGAAGATAATTCTCATCTCAATAATTTTTGTATTCCTTTCTTTCATAACATATCTGACTAACCAGATTAATGTAAAAGCTCCTGTACAACTATTGATATTCATACCGGCAGCATCTATGCTGCTTACAATTATTTTTGATTCAAGAGTTGGTTTTTATTCAACCGTAATATTAGCATTGATAACCGGTGCGTTAAGAGGAAATGATTATACATTTACAGTTATGAATTTGTTTGCAGGAGCGTTATCGGTTTATACAGTCCGGGATATAAAGAACAGATCGCAAATCTTCAGATCACTATTATTTATACTTGTCGGGTACGTTATATCAATTCTTGCTTTTGGCTTTGAAAGGTTTGCTTCCGCAGAAACTTTGCTGATTGAAATAGCATTTGCCGCTTCAAACGCGTTGATAAGTCCTGTGCTTACTTACGGTTTATTAATTTTCTTTGAGCGGTCATTCAGAATCACAACTGACCTTACACTGCTTGAACTTTCAAATTTTGACAGACCCCTTCTTAAAGAACTTGCCCGAAAAGCCCCCGGTACTTTTAATCATTCTATGACTATGGGAACTATTGCAGAAACTGCGGCAGAAAAAGTCGGCGCAAACCCGCTGCTGACACGTGTCGGTGCATACTATCATGACATCGGAAAAACTATCACGCCGCAAAATTTTGTTGAGAATCAGTTGAACAATCAAAATGTGCATGAAAACCTTACTCCGGAGGAAAGTGTAAAGCTGATTATCCGCCATGTTGAAGAAGGTATGGCGCTTGCAAAGGAAAATAATCTTCCAAAAGAAATAATCGATTTCATACCTATGCACCATGGAACAACTACAATCTCTTTTTTCTATGACAAAGCAAGAAAGATGTATGGCGATGAGAAGGTTAATATAAATAACTATAAGTATCCGGGTCCTAAACCGTCATCAAAAGAAACTGCGATAATAATGCTTGCTGATGGTTGTGAATCTGCTGTACGTTCTATTGATAATCCTGATCCTGTAAGAGTGGAGAATGTGATTGACAATATTATTAATTCAAGAATTGAAGAAGGTCAGCTTGACGATTCACCCATTACTTTCAGTGATATAACAAAATTAAAGGAAGCGTTTAAAAGTATTTTGCTTGGTCAGCATCACCGCCGTATACGCTACCCAAAACAGGATGAGATTGAAAAAGGAACAGAAGCCGACAAAGAGAATACATGA
- the xerD gene encoding site-specific tyrosine recombinase XerD produces the protein MTIFLKEYLSVLRLEKNLSENTVTSYSNDITTLLNYLDEKRVTDLSEITDKHLRQFFELLYDIGLSSTSAARYYSSIKGFLKYLFNSGYIKQNPIEKITPPKLAKNLPQVLTVAEVESVLSKPDTGEKLGLRDKAVLELLYACGLRVSELINIKISDLFFNDEIIRVLGKGSKERLVPIGSSAVNWINEYMKTSRPQLSKKSLSGNFLFLNSRGTKLSRMGIWKIVDRYLNEAAIHKDVHPHTFRHSFATHLLEGGADLRAVQEMLGHSDISTTQIYTHIDREYIKQVHKQFHPRG, from the coding sequence ATGACCATCTTTTTAAAAGAATATCTTTCTGTACTAAGACTTGAAAAGAATCTTTCAGAAAATACAGTTACCTCCTACTCAAATGATATCACCACACTATTAAATTATCTTGATGAAAAAAGAGTAACTGACCTTTCAGAAATAACGGATAAACATCTCAGGCAGTTTTTTGAATTATTATACGATATCGGTTTAAGCAGTACTTCTGCCGCAAGATACTATTCATCAATAAAAGGATTTCTGAAATATTTATTCAACAGCGGTTATATAAAACAAAATCCAATAGAAAAAATCACTCCTCCAAAACTCGCAAAGAATTTACCTCAGGTACTGACGGTTGCCGAGGTTGAATCAGTTTTATCAAAACCCGATACAGGTGAAAAGCTCGGGCTAAGAGATAAAGCAGTATTGGAGTTGCTGTATGCCTGCGGGCTTCGTGTTTCAGAACTTATCAATATTAAAATTTCCGATTTATTTTTTAATGACGAAATCATACGTGTATTGGGCAAAGGCTCAAAAGAAAGACTTGTGCCCATCGGAAGCAGTGCGGTAAACTGGATAAATGAGTATATGAAAACAAGCCGTCCGCAGCTTTCAAAAAAATCTTTAAGCGGAAATTTCCTTTTCCTTAATTCGCGCGGCACAAAATTATCCAGGATGGGAATATGGAAAATTGTCGACAGGTATCTGAATGAAGCCGCTATTCATAAAGATGTACATCCGCATACATTCAGACATAGTTTTGCTACGCATTTACTGGAAGGCGGAGCAGATCTGAGAGCCGTTCAGGAAATGCTCGGACATTCTGATATCTCAACTACACAAATTTATACTCACATTGATCGTGAGTATATCAAACAGGTTCATAAACAATTTCATCCAAGAGGTTAA
- a CDS encoding site-2 protease family protein: protein MPSIEVSEKLISFLTFLPVFFISIAVHEYAHAFAAHKYGDNTAKDSGRLTLNPFKHLDIVGSVIMPLASFATGIALIGWAKPVPVNRNNFKNILRDDAVVSFAGPLSNFILAVILFGVFLIVFNSTVAGVYVINFLWYGVFLNIFLCLFNLLPIPPLDGSHILFDLFPNKITAGLLNLGLYGSIILLIFIYSPLWNYFFSVVNWVLNGFLSVGGIR from the coding sequence TTGCCATCAATTGAAGTAAGTGAAAAGTTAATTTCTTTTTTGACATTCCTCCCTGTGTTTTTTATTTCTATTGCTGTACATGAATATGCCCATGCGTTTGCTGCGCACAAATACGGAGACAATACCGCAAAGGATTCCGGCAGGCTGACGCTTAATCCATTCAAACATCTTGATATAGTCGGTTCAGTAATTATGCCGCTCGCTTCATTTGCTACGGGAATTGCTTTAATCGGCTGGGCAAAGCCAGTTCCCGTCAACAGGAATAATTTTAAAAATATTTTGAGAGATGATGCTGTTGTTTCATTCGCAGGTCCTTTAAGCAATTTTATTCTTGCTGTTATTTTATTTGGAGTTTTTCTGATTGTATTCAATTCAACTGTTGCGGGAGTTTATGTTATTAACTTTTTGTGGTACGGTGTATTCCTGAATATTTTTTTGTGTTTGTTCAACCTGCTTCCAATACCGCCGCTTGATGGCTCACATATCCTGTTTGATCTGTTCCCTAATAAAATAACTGCGGGGCTTCTTAATCTTGGGCTATATGGTTCAATAATACTTTTGATTTTTATTTACAGTCCATTGTGGAATTATTTTTTTTCTGTTGTTAACTGGGTATTAAATGGTTTCCTCTCTGTTGGAGGAATACGTTGA
- a CDS encoding ABC transporter ATP-binding protein has protein sequence MKTYFRILKYVKPYWKHLAVSIVCSLLFALMNGVSVYLTIPLLDTLFQESNRQTEIQSTPVEESYNILPGWINDIKDGISQTFNEYVFSGDKLDALFRICLIVLFAFLAKNIFGYVQAYFLAFVEQGAMKDLRDEAYEHLHELPMSYFKQERVGNLISRITNDVNIVQGSISAAFLNMIREPFTIFVFLAIAISISWQLLLMALVVLPFTMLIITWIGLKLHKYSAIIQAKMADITSILQETISGVKIVKAFGMEKYENKKFKDETQNYFKLLLKITRVRNLSSPITEALSVVVGVFIIYYGGTLVLENNSITASEFLGFLFAIFQLMPPIKELSSINNRIQETSAAGERVFEIIDLEPAIKNKPGAIELTDFKDSIEFSSVSFHYEDSDELIIDGVSFKVKKGEVLALVGPSGGGKSTLVDLIPRFYLPSSGRILIDGNDINDLTINSLRSLMGIVTQETFLFNETVKNNIAYGDNQYPFDKIIEAAKTANAHNFILEMPNGYETIIGERGIKLSGGQRQRLSIARAILKNPSIMIFDEATSALDNESEMLVQEAIERMMINRTTFVIAHRLSTIRNATRIIVLDKGRIVQIGKHEELINDTNGLYRKFYEMQFRDKE, from the coding sequence ATGAAAACTTATTTCAGAATATTAAAATATGTTAAGCCTTACTGGAAACACCTAGCGGTTTCGATTGTATGCTCTCTATTATTTGCGTTGATGAACGGCGTTTCTGTTTATCTCACAATCCCGCTTCTTGACACTCTTTTCCAGGAATCCAACAGACAGACTGAGATTCAATCAACACCAGTAGAGGAAAGTTACAATATACTTCCCGGGTGGATTAATGACATTAAGGATGGTATTTCTCAGACATTTAATGAATACGTATTCAGCGGGGATAAACTTGATGCATTATTCAGGATATGCCTGATAGTTCTTTTCGCATTCCTTGCAAAAAATATTTTTGGATATGTGCAAGCATACTTTCTTGCGTTTGTTGAACAAGGCGCAATGAAGGATCTGCGTGACGAAGCCTATGAACACCTGCATGAACTGCCAATGAGTTATTTCAAACAGGAGCGTGTCGGCAATTTAATATCCAGGATCACAAACGATGTGAACATTGTACAGGGCAGTATATCCGCGGCTTTTCTGAATATGATAAGAGAGCCATTTACGATTTTTGTTTTCCTTGCAATAGCAATCAGTATAAGCTGGCAGCTATTGTTGATGGCACTTGTGGTACTCCCATTTACAATGCTGATTATAACCTGGATCGGATTAAAGCTGCATAAATACAGCGCAATCATTCAGGCAAAAATGGCTGACATTACAAGTATACTTCAGGAGACTATTTCAGGAGTAAAAATTGTTAAAGCTTTTGGAATGGAAAAGTATGAGAACAAAAAATTTAAAGATGAAACGCAGAACTATTTCAAACTGCTTTTAAAAATTACACGTGTAAGAAATCTTTCATCACCAATCACAGAGGCGCTTAGTGTAGTCGTCGGCGTTTTTATAATTTATTACGGCGGGACACTTGTTCTTGAGAACAATTCAATTACGGCAAGTGAATTTCTTGGTTTCTTGTTCGCAATATTTCAGTTGATGCCGCCTATTAAAGAATTGAGCAGCATCAATAACAGGATTCAGGAAACCAGTGCGGCGGGAGAAAGAGTCTTTGAGATAATTGATCTTGAACCAGCCATTAAAAATAAACCCGGCGCAATTGAACTTACTGACTTTAAAGATTCGATTGAGTTTTCCAGCGTATCATTTCATTATGAAGATTCAGATGAATTAATAATTGACGGTGTATCATTCAAAGTAAAGAAAGGCGAAGTTCTGGCTCTTGTTGGACCAAGCGGAGGCGGGAAATCAACACTCGTTGATTTGATTCCCCGTTTTTATCTGCCGTCATCAGGCAGAATACTTATTGATGGAAACGACATAAACGATTTGACGATTAATTCATTAAGAAGTCTGATGGGAATTGTTACTCAGGAAACATTTCTATTTAATGAGACTGTTAAGAATAACATTGCTTACGGCGATAACCAGTATCCATTTGATAAAATTATTGAAGCAGCAAAGACCGCCAACGCTCACAATTTTATTCTTGAGATGCCTAATGGTTATGAAACAATTATAGGCGAACGGGGAATCAAATTATCCGGCGGTCAGCGGCAAAGACTATCTATCGCAAGAGCAATATTAAAAAATCCATCGATCATGATTTTTGATGAAGCTACTTCCGCGCTTGATAATGAATCTGAAATGCTTGTGCAGGAAGCAATTGAACGAATGATGATCAACCGGACAACATTCGTGATCGCACATCGTCTGAGTACAATAAGGAATGCTACAAGAATAATTGTTCTGGATAAGGGAAGAATAGTTCAGATCGGAAAACATGAAGAACTTATAAATGATACAAACGGTTTGTACAGAAAGTTCTATGAAATGCAATTCAGAGACAAGGAATGA
- a CDS encoding O-antigen ligase family protein, producing the protein MRITPGSLVKNIDRLIFIFFLLFLVSLTNSIFVNQVGYFGALLLVLFRFIITKENQFNRTGLELAFVLFIAVEIISAAFSEYPAQAFTNAFKRSLLLPIVYTTAIAAVDLKKAKIFFKVYIGASLISVLIYLYFAYRHFIENLYGLTQSGPSIFQYPITASEIISFTVVFLFAFSLNEKTKFQTKLLLIAGFVLSTVALLSTYKRTGWTGAAFGIFVILLMRKQWKIILGGLLIFMVLLLIEKNESLVTVLDYNDESTKIISQLATEGRASDVYPLGNDNFILSDYQNGLVEIKDSTIVGKIETPSPAIAFTHWKDSFYIAQLIDTRFLVLKKKSEKFEIVNEVVSPGFTTDYKISNGYLYIQDRDSGLTVFRDPDNPADSLRFPGLNKYFSICPDSSGMILRSTNGELHFIRFENFLPVNNSISIIDSGSYDVIHSYSHKILASNKNGLKVFNVTEQGVKLSNELKELNKVYRIYSAGEKVFILTTDQKIVELKIESHNQLSVVNEISIGYIPNSLAYDDGKLYLTKVKSSRLLSIFDPYNVTNITRLALWRGGIEIFKNYPLFGVGDIGIENYYRKYKQPYDKEIQGHLHNNFFHILATLGIIGLSVVCFLFYKIIKINLHIYSSVKNEKFLSSYALGAMGSFSAFLVSGLTELNFGDQEIITLVWFITGLNIAFYKLYSAEVSSLDQK; encoded by the coding sequence ATGAGAATTACTCCGGGTTCATTAGTTAAAAATATTGACCGGCTCATTTTTATTTTTTTTCTGTTGTTTCTTGTCAGTCTTACCAACTCAATCTTTGTAAACCAGGTTGGATACTTTGGTGCATTACTCCTGGTTCTGTTCCGTTTTATTATTACAAAAGAAAATCAATTCAACAGAACAGGTTTAGAACTTGCCTTTGTATTGTTCATTGCGGTTGAAATCATCTCCGCTGCATTTTCAGAATACCCCGCGCAGGCATTTACAAACGCGTTCAAAAGAAGTCTGCTGCTGCCGATTGTATACACCACCGCAATTGCTGCCGTTGATCTGAAAAAGGCAAAAATATTTTTTAAAGTTTATATCGGCGCTTCACTAATCTCCGTACTCATTTATCTCTATTTCGCTTACCGGCATTTCATTGAAAACTTATATGGTCTTACTCAATCCGGTCCGTCAATCTTTCAATACCCGATTACTGCAAGTGAGATAATCAGTTTTACAGTTGTATTTCTTTTTGCATTCTCTCTAAATGAAAAGACAAAGTTTCAAACTAAACTTCTTTTAATTGCCGGCTTCGTTCTTTCTACAGTCGCATTACTATCGACTTATAAGCGAACCGGATGGACGGGCGCGGCATTTGGAATCTTTGTTATTCTTCTGATGAGAAAGCAATGGAAAATAATTTTAGGCGGGTTATTAATTTTTATGGTGTTATTACTGATTGAAAAGAATGAGAGCCTTGTAACCGTTCTGGACTATAATGATGAATCAACAAAAATTATTTCACAGTTAGCGACAGAAGGAAGAGCGTCGGATGTTTATCCTTTGGGGAATGACAATTTTATTTTAAGCGATTATCAAAATGGGTTGGTTGAAATTAAGGATTCGACAATAGTAGGAAAAATCGAAACTCCTTCCCCGGCGATTGCATTCACTCATTGGAAGGATAGCTTTTATATCGCTCAGTTAATTGATACAAGATTTTTAGTCTTAAAAAAGAAATCAGAAAAATTCGAGATAGTAAATGAAGTTGTTTCCCCGGGGTTTACAACGGATTATAAGATCTCAAATGGGTATTTATACATTCAGGATAGAGACAGCGGACTAACAGTTTTCAGGGATCCTGATAATCCTGCTGACAGCTTACGTTTTCCGGGACTCAACAAGTATTTTAGTATTTGTCCGGATAGCAGCGGAATGATTCTGCGTTCAACTAATGGAGAATTACACTTCATCAGGTTCGAAAATTTTCTCCCGGTTAATAATTCTATTTCAATTATTGATTCCGGTTCATATGATGTTATTCATTCTTACAGCCATAAAATTCTCGCATCGAATAAAAATGGATTGAAAGTCTTCAATGTGACTGAGCAAGGGGTAAAACTAAGTAATGAGTTGAAAGAACTTAATAAGGTATACCGGATATATTCAGCCGGCGAAAAAGTTTTTATCCTTACAACTGACCAGAAAATTGTTGAACTAAAAATTGAATCCCATAACCAGCTATCGGTTGTAAATGAAATTTCGATAGGATATATACCAAACAGCTTAGCATACGATGATGGGAAATTATATCTGACAAAAGTTAAATCAAGCCGGCTGCTAAGCATCTTCGACCCATATAACGTTACAAATATTACAAGGTTAGCTCTATGGCGGGGAGGTATTGAAATATTTAAGAATTATCCGCTGTTTGGAGTTGGTGATATAGGCATTGAAAACTATTACCGAAAATATAAACAACCTTATGACAAAGAAATTCAGGGGCATCTGCACAATAATTTTTTCCATATACTTGCCACGCTTGGAATCATCGGTTTATCTGTTGTCTGTTTTCTGTTTTACAAAATAATCAAGATAAATCTTCACATCTATTCTTCTGTGAAGAACGAAAAATTTTTATCCTCGTATGCACTTGGTGCAATGGGCTCGTTTTCTGCTTTTCTTGTTTCCGGTTTGACTGAATTAAATTTCGGAGATCAGGAGATTATCACGCTTGTATGGTTTATAACCGGATTAAACATTGCGTTTTACAAATTATATTCTGCTGAAGTATCTTCACTAGATCAGAAATAA
- a CDS encoding NTP transferase domain-containing protein: MESNNKEEIVELVNKLSSKLNSSVPEVAIILAAGHGKRIKSHRSKMLHKIWEVPTVERVYNACKQGLKDVNILLVVGIKAKDVMEVIGQRESTSFAYQETQNGTGHAVQVALDRVNGSFKDGIVYVLPGDMGLIDSDTISMFRTEFLKSGTDMLVLTGIYEGNPSENTYGRILRVKAKDDEGKYSGNDQGKVIEILENKDIHSLQEDKLYTVTFNKRKYSYSKRELIENTEFNSGVYAFRYNKLVELIYSITSDNAQKEIYITDLISLFNKKNYSVNAISPVNQYTVMGFNNKSVLKEMEEVARKQVYEKLKDIIEIKDPDDFFIHESVVDEIVNQDNKNIPLDISIGKGVYIGKGVKLNYNLDLKNNVFIDGVVDIGKNVTVWQNVHLSCFPGQTFKIGEGVEILSGNIIKGNIEIGSNSRIESSVNMTGSDEFPLRIGNNVLIKGTSYIFGSVIEDDVHIEHSVIIKKRVEKLIKRDGSVQPIRFYLPMPEGLDAVEDL; the protein is encoded by the coding sequence ATGGAATCAAATAACAAAGAAGAAATAGTTGAGTTAGTAAATAAACTCTCCTCAAAATTAAATTCATCAGTACCGGAAGTTGCCATTATACTCGCTGCGGGGCATGGAAAGAGGATCAAATCGCACCGCTCAAAAATGCTTCATAAAATTTGGGAAGTGCCAACAGTTGAGCGTGTGTACAATGCCTGTAAACAGGGGTTAAAGGATGTGAACATACTTCTTGTTGTAGGTATAAAAGCAAAAGATGTAATGGAAGTTATCGGACAAAGGGAATCAACTTCCTTTGCATACCAGGAAACTCAGAACGGAACTGGTCATGCAGTCCAGGTTGCGTTGGATAGGGTCAACGGAAGTTTCAAAGATGGGATTGTATATGTTCTTCCGGGCGACATGGGATTAATTGACAGTGACACAATCTCTATGTTCCGCACTGAATTTTTGAAATCGGGAACAGATATGCTTGTATTAACCGGAATATATGAAGGCAATCCGTCAGAAAATACTTATGGCAGAATACTTCGTGTAAAGGCAAAAGATGATGAAGGAAAATACTCAGGCAATGATCAGGGAAAGGTTATTGAAATCCTGGAGAATAAAGATATTCACTCGCTTCAGGAGGACAAGTTATACACGGTGACTTTTAATAAAAGAAAATACAGTTATTCTAAAAGGGAACTGATAGAGAATACAGAATTCAATTCAGGGGTGTATGCGTTCCGTTATAATAAACTTGTTGAATTGATATACTCAATTACATCGGATAATGCTCAAAAAGAAATTTATATAACTGACCTTATTTCTTTATTCAATAAAAAAAATTATTCAGTTAATGCTATAAGTCCTGTTAACCAGTACACAGTAATGGGTTTTAATAATAAGTCTGTATTAAAAGAAATGGAAGAAGTTGCAAGGAAACAGGTTTATGAAAAATTAAAAGATATTATTGAAATAAAAGACCCCGATGATTTTTTCATACATGAAAGTGTGGTCGATGAGATTGTGAACCAGGATAATAAAAATATCCCTCTTGATATTTCCATAGGCAAAGGCGTATACATAGGCAAAGGAGTAAAACTTAATTATAATCTTGATCTGAAGAATAATGTATTTATAGATGGCGTTGTAGATATAGGCAAGAATGTAACTGTTTGGCAAAATGTTCATCTCTCATGTTTCCCGGGACAAACTTTTAAAATCGGGGAAGGAGTTGAGATACTTAGCGGAAATATTATCAAAGGTAATATAGAAATTGGAAGTAACTCAAGAATTGAATCAAGTGTTAATATGACCGGCAGTGATGAGTTCCCGTTACGAATAGGAAACAACGTACTCATAAAAGGCACGAGCTATATATTCGGTTCTGTTATTGAAGACGACGTGCACATTGAACATTCAGTGATAATCAAAAAGAGAGTTGAAAAGCTGATTAAGCGGGATGGTTCAGTTCAACCGATAAGATTTTATTTGCCTATGCCTGAAGGATTGGATGCAGTGGAGGATCTGTAA
- the rpsT gene encoding 30S ribosomal protein S20 yields MASHKSAKKRIRTSAKKRMVNKISESKMKTHVKKALTNSDPNEAEKLYKQAVAILDRSTTKGKIHRNTAARKKAALTKNFNKLKTAK; encoded by the coding sequence ATGGCAAGCCACAAATCAGCCAAGAAAAGAATCAGGACAAGTGCAAAGAAAAGAATGGTGAATAAGATCTCAGAATCTAAAATGAAGACACATGTAAAAAAGGCTTTGACTAATAGTGATCCGAATGAAGCTGAAAAACTTTATAAACAAGCTGTGGCAATTCTTGACAGAAGTACTACTAAAGGTAAAATCCACAGGAATACTGCTGCCAGAAAAAAAGCTGCACTGACAAAGAATTTTAATAAGCTGAAAACAGCAAAATAA
- a CDS encoding radical SAM protein — protein MLKINEIYYSIQGESSFAGLPCIFIRLTYCNLRCTYCDTEYAFYAGKDRTIQEILDEISSYDCKLVELTGGEPLVQEESLILMQTLCNNGYEVLIETGGSLPIKDIDSRVKIIMDLKCPSSGMMKKNLYENIHHLKKQDEVKFVIGSREDYEWTKQILKQYDLTEKVSVLFSVVFGKLEPVDLVNWILEDNLKVRFQLQMHKFIWDPAMKGV, from the coding sequence ATGCTAAAAATTAACGAAATATACTACTCAATACAGGGGGAGAGCAGTTTTGCTGGGCTGCCCTGCATCTTCATACGGCTTACATATTGTAACCTGAGATGTACTTATTGTGATACGGAATACGCATTTTATGCCGGGAAAGATAGGACCATTCAGGAAATATTAGATGAAATCAGCAGCTATGATTGTAAACTTGTTGAGCTTACCGGAGGGGAACCGCTTGTTCAGGAAGAATCTTTGATATTAATGCAGACATTATGCAACAACGGTTACGAAGTTCTGATTGAAACCGGAGGGAGTCTTCCAATTAAAGACATTGACAGTCGAGTTAAAATAATTATGGACCTAAAATGTCCTTCAAGCGGAATGATGAAAAAAAATTTGTATGAGAATATCCATCACCTGAAAAAACAAGACGAGGTAAAATTTGTAATTGGCTCGCGTGAAGATTATGAATGGACAAAGCAAATTCTTAAACAATATGATCTTACTGAAAAAGTATCTGTTCTTTTCTCCGTAGTTTTTGGAAAATTAGAACCGGTTGATTTAGTTAACTGGATACTCGAAGATAATCTGAAGGTCAGATTCCAGCTTCAGATGCACAAGTTTATCTGGGATCCTGCAATGAAAGGGGTATAA
- a CDS encoding 6-carboxytetrahydropterin synthase produces MKIAKEFKWEMGHRLPEHFGQCKNIHGHSYKMRIELEGEPDESGMVMDYYILEKIIQPVIEKLDHAFLVYREDKEVIAFLDNLNSKKVVVDFQSTVENLVSYFLAELSNSKFPENVKAVSVRVHETADDFAEDSIKL; encoded by the coding sequence ATGAAAATAGCTAAAGAGTTTAAATGGGAAATGGGTCACAGACTGCCTGAACATTTCGGACAGTGTAAAAATATACATGGACATTCCTACAAGATGAGAATTGAACTTGAAGGTGAGCCCGATGAATCGGGAATGGTTATGGATTATTATATTCTTGAAAAAATTATACAGCCGGTGATTGAAAAACTTGATCATGCTTTTCTGGTTTATAGAGAGGATAAAGAAGTGATTGCATTTCTTGATAACCTGAATTCAAAAAAAGTGGTCGTGGATTTTCAATCAACAGTTGAAAATCTGGTAAGTTACTTTCTTGCGGAATTAAGTAATTCAAAATTTCCTGAGAATGTAAAAGCTGTTTCCGTAAGAGTGCATGAAACAGCAGATGATTTTGCTGAAGACTCAATCAAACTTTAG